From the genome of Nakamurella flavida:
GAACCCGCCGAGCGAGTCGGTGCTGATCTCGGCGACGAGGTCCCAGGCGCCGTTGGTGCTGTGCAGGGCCCGGATTTCCGGGATGCCCCGGAGCGCGGCGATGACCTGGTCGGCGTTGCGGCCCTCCACGGCGAGGAGGGTGACGGCGCGGATCGTGTCCGGGTCGTCCTGGGCCCGGACCCGCACCGAGAAGCCGAGCACGATCCCCGAGCTGACCAGTCTGTCCAGCCGACTGGTCACCGTCGCCCGGGTGACCTGCAGCCGGCGGGCCAGGGAAGCGACCGACTCGCGGCCGTCCGCGCGCAGGGCGGACAGCAGGCGGCGGTCGAGATCGTCCAGGCTCATGCACCGGACTGTGCGTT
Proteins encoded in this window:
- a CDS encoding Lrp/AsnC family transcriptional regulator; this translates as MSLDDLDRRLLSALRADGRESVASLARRLQVTRATVTSRLDRLVSSGIVLGFSVRVRAQDDPDTIRAVTLLAVEGRNADQVIAALRGIPEIRALHSTNGAWDLVAEISTDSLGGFDRLLGRIRGIPGVVNSESSLLLSSVV